In the Caloenas nicobarica isolate bCalNic1 chromosome 10, bCalNic1.hap1, whole genome shotgun sequence genome, CCTCTCTAGACCGGTCCGTGTTATGTTCCGGCAGAAATCCACGTGGAGCGTTTGCAGCGATCCCCCATAGAGGGTCACCGCTTCTAGTGTCCGGTCAGTGATCCGCACGCAGTTCTCCAGTTTGAGAGTCTTGAGGTTTGGGCAGTTCTTGAGAAGAAGCAAGATGCAGTCGTCTGTAATGTGGCCACATCCAGACAGCGTCAGAGATAGCAGGTTTGGACACCTGAAAACATGATTGTTGCAGGTgagatgaggggaaaaataaacaatggAGCTTGGAGAAGCTCGTATTGTCAAGAATCAATACAGAAGTTAGAAAAATACCTCCTCTTCCATCAGGAGGGGTAAGAAAGCATGGGTACAGGTGGGGACATAGGTATAATAGATCTTAATTCTCAGCTTTACTAATTCCAAAACTTCACCATTGCTTTTCCTGTTGGTAGCAATGTCTATAGCTCAGTTGACGTGGTGGAGAAGGACCCGTAAATGCCTATTtaagctgcagctgcattgttTTTTGTTAAGGAGATGCACGGTGCTGCGCTTCTCCAAGTGTGGCAAAGGGAGGCCCAGCAGGGACGAGATTTTTAGTCAGGATGGACTGGAGGACAGCAGAGTGAAGAGGCTGCTGTGTGGACATGCTGAGCGTGGGCAAGACAGACAttcctgcttttaattttacagGGATTAACGGGTATGTTTCAGCTCCGTGGGTTTCCTGAATTAGGTGCCAGCTACTACCTGAGAGTGTTGATGTTTGAACCCCACACAACTCTTAAACCTTCCTTCAAATCATTGAAACTGGTAAGAACTCTGCTGCTATACAGTGAcgcagcaaacaaaaaaaaaagcttttcttttgccGTTACTTGGGTAGATCTGGGAAGGTACAGAAAGGGCCTGTTCCAAGTCAGTGTGTGACGACCCCTGTGCACCCCCCTGCAAGGCCTTTTGCACAGAGCGTTCGGTGTCTGGCTTACACCTCCCTGCACGCAGCAGCAGTGCAGCTCAGCCCCCCATCAGCTCAGTGCAGCTTGCTGTTTCGCTGCTGGCTCAGGACTTCCTTAGGCTCTGCCGTGAGGAAAAAGGACGGCAGCGACGCTGATGTTGACCTTGGGAGACCTTTGGGCAGAACTCTCAGCCTGCCTCCCTCCTGTAGGAACTGCTCTGCGCTCACAGCCTGCGTTGGGTTTGAGGTGTACAGCAGCAGCGGGGGCACACAAGGGGCTGCGCCAGCACCGCAGCATGTTTGCTTCTTAAAAACTCCTACATGGAACATTCCTCTTTCTCCACACCCCCTCCAACCCCTCCGCTGCTGCTTGACTTCACCTTCTGAGCAAGATCATGTCAGCTgcatggcctttttttttttttaactcttttccTTTACACTTGTGAACggttagaaaaacaaatgttttaaagtagGCAAGGTCATGAAAGGCTCTGACCTGCCATCTCTTGTGGCTCCATCAACTCAGAGAAAAGCTGGTATTTGTTTAACTTGCATGTTTCTTTGCACGGAATGCTAACCGTTCTGTTCAGATGGAAATACTTTCAATGGgttgctgcaaaaaaaaaaaaaaaaaaaaaggcaggaactTGTCTTAGGAAGGCTGAAATGGATCAGAAGGGAGCAGGTGACTGCCAATATTGAACTGTCATTTTTTAAGAGTTCAGTTTAACTTGTGGAAACAAATCCATGTCAGGCTGAAAGAcgtgtggattttttttatggACCTCGCTTACTACTCTGGCTTTGCTTCGAATTTTTGTTCCTCctaatgtaattttttcttgGAGCTGCTTTGTAGCAGTCAAGCTGTCAGAAGAAATGGTGTGCACCCAAAGCTGCCTTTCCATAGCGgtacttaatttttcttcactgtagtttataaaaaaaattataaaatccaGTACAAAAGCAGTAGTTGTTTCTTAGAATGAAACAAATTTGGTCCTTAGCAGCATGTTTAATGAACTTAGTTTTGTTATGACATCTATTCACTATCTGAATCACATCTTTCCTCTAgccccctcctgcacccccgACAGTGCTTTGCACTGCTGGACTGATACATTTCAGTTAAGCGATAGGCAGTATTGCACTTTGCCATATTAATTAttcactcttaaaaaaaaaaaaaagaaaaaaaggaaacacaggcTTAAGGAAAGTCAATAAGAAGTATACACTATTGCCACTATAAACCAAATTCAATACTATATCAAAACTGCAAAGTCAAAGCACTCACATATTCAAGTGCTCCATTTCAGGTAGGATGTACGGAGTAAATAGCTCTCAATTCTCTCATTTCAAATACAGCAGAGGTAGACTTTCACACCCAAAGAACGTACCTGTTGCAAACTTCTAGTAAAAAGTCACTGACAGTGTTTTCATGCCTGTTACAGAAGTCTTTCTGGAAGTTGTTTTTCATCCAGTCCTCAATGTTACACACCTTGACTTGCTCTGAATACCAGCAGATGGATAAGTACTTTAAAGCAGGTCCCaggagaaaattattcttctttaGTTCCGCTGGAGAATGAAAGTTCAACAAACACCACAGCGAAGGATCCTGAAACACCTCTAGCAACTGGTGACATGTTTCTGCTAAACTTTTCCTACTATTTTTgtccagaaaagaaaacagatgtaaaaGGCATTCCCGATTCAGCTGGGTTATATGCATAGCAAGTTAGAAAGAAGATTGTCGCTGGCCTTCTGGAGAAACGGCACTGCTGGAGGGGGCTCAGGAGCACCAGGAGGCTGTTGCACATATATGGTTGTGGAATGGTGTTTATTTTTGGCAAACAGCTGGTGCAGACActaagaagaggaaaaagaaacatgcaTGCAACCAACTGTTGTTCTGTTTCTGCAAGGGAATGGAATGGGCATGTAGAATAGCAGCACTTGGCTGTCAAGAAATGCTTCCTTAAAAgggatttctttccttttaggcACTCCTGAAGTTTCGTGAAGTTCTTGTGCAGTGTGAATGAACAGAGGGctggggacggggcgggggggtttGCTACAGCTGCAAGGAATAGCTTTGCCAGCCTCTCAGGTTTGGAGGATTTGGCGTTCTGAGCAGAAGTTTGTCTTTGCAGTGTAAAATGATTTTAGCCTTGATTTGCTCATTGATTTTTCTGTGGTTGCACTTTGGTTTCATGCTCAGGGACTGTTACACTGGATAATGAACGTTCACAAACAGGTTGTGAAATGAGTTGAACGGTTCCCTGGCTGCTTTAAAGTGcgcgcgcgcacacacacacacacacacacacagagtctgCAGCTTCAATTTACAAGCCTCAAACTTCTGGGCAGTTTCCTGTACAGTTATTTGAATAAACACCGCTAGGTATTTACCCACCTTTTGCGTGAGGAAAGTAACGGTACACAGGAAGACATGCATGGAACAGCAAGTCTATGTTTAGCTGCTCGGAGGCGTGTGCTTTTAAGAGATGTCTCCTATTAACTCAAGCTTTACATGTTTTCTTGCACTGTTTAGTGTGTGGTTTAGTTCGTGACTGCAGCCTTGAAGTTTTAGTGGGGAAAGAATATATGGAACTGCTTTAGGAACAGAAGTGTTTATTTTCCGGTAAGGGAAGAAACTGTAGCTGTAAGTCTcacctggaagaaaaataaagctacagCAAAAGGCAGGCTGGAATTAAAGCCAACAATGACCAGCCCTGCAACTTTCACATTCGTGAACTAAAAACGCTCAAGGTAGTATATGCCCATCTTCTATCTGGTGTTAACACAGGAAAACAATACATTCAGCTAATTAGGAGATATTAACAGCGAAATAGCTCTGCAGGATTTTTGAAGTGGCTTGCACATTTTTAGTAGCTGGGTGATTTTATGAACCTACGTATTTTAATTGGGTTTGTTTCAATATATGACAGGGTTGAGGGAGACCAAAAGTTCACCTTTTGCTTCTTACCCTACGAATGCAGTTTGAAAATCAACTCTGAAAAACAAGACTTGAAATCCATTTGCAGTCTGCAACAATTATCTTAGCTTCTCATCTGGGCTTGAGTAACGTGTATGCAGTGACCCAAAAAAACAGCAATTGCAGATCTCTTTAGTTCTTCAGAGTTAGCTATTTTCAATTATGTACGGTAAGCTGTGCTTAACAATTGCCAGTCTTTTTGGTTTCATATCCTTTgtcatttaatattttccttgaaacAAGGAGGAGATTCCTGCTCCCCACTGGTGGACAGTGGCATCAGTACTTCATCAAGCCAGGAAAGGGACAAGAAGGGCAGATGATTTCACGTACCAGGTAAGCCAGTCactggaaaacagcagttaAACGGTGTTGCCAGCAGCTGTTGTTCTTCGTTCTCATATTAGTATTTTTCAGCTCTTACTCTGTTCCTTCATCCTTCTCAGAACTTACCTTCATTTTTGAGCAGTTTTAAATAGTCGAGACTGATCAGAGTGGTAAGAAACACAGGAATACTATTTGTAAGAAACCAAAGTTACCATTGCTAGGATGGACTCCACCCACACGGAGGACACGCGCCAGAATCTGACGTAGAAATCAACAGCTGTTGGGTGACAAGGCCTTTAAAATTGGATGGCAGGTCCTCTTTGGGTGTAGATACTAAGTTTTGGTAGAGGTGTTAAATACTGGGAACacttttctttgctgtgttttgttttcccaagaaCAAGTTAAAATAGTTTACCATAGGTGTTCAACAGATTTACACCAATGATATTCTGCACACCTGTAGAAGGACAAGAGGAGTTTTTTTCTAAGGAAAGGAGACACTTTAATGGCACATTTTCCATAAACACACTGTGTGAATGAGATATAATTCACATTCAACCTGGAAATGCTCCAGAAACAGGCAAGATGAGCACAGTCAGTAATCCTCACTGAAAATTACACACTAGCTTTTAATGGTAAACAATTACAACTATGGCACTACAGTACTTGAGGATATCCTAAAGCACATTGGAATCAATGTTCAAGGTGCTGATTACCTCATCAGTAAGACACAAGACACATCAGTAATGAAACATTATCGGGGAAACTTTTGACCACCACGTGTTATGCTTTCCACTGATTTAGCAAAATCCTTACAAATGGCCTCCTGCTTTTGATACAAGTCCACTGCCCCTGTCTGAAAGTTTCAAACTCTCCCCCACTGACATCTGTCACCACCTGGAAAGCACCTTCTGACCAGACAACGAGAAAGAGCTCTGCCTGCAAGTGCCTTAGAGTCTTGCATACCGCTGCACTTAACAGCTCACTATACAACACGCTAAAGCAAAGTATTCTCTGAGAGCTGGacattttgctgttgttttatgTAAATCCCATCTCCAGTTGTATACGTGGCTGAACAATCACTAACAAAAGGACAACCTTTGATCAGACGAATTTTGGTGAAAAATACGCAAGTCTTTGAACTGCAGAGTGCAGTTGTTGCTTGCAGAGCAGtcacaagcaagaaaaaaattcttgccAGTTAGTGTGTACTATGATCAGCAGTaagtagaaaagaaacatttggcTTAAATGAAATGAGATAtcccacccccttcccccacGCTAGTAGATAAATATAGGATATACAAGTTAAGGTTAAAAATGTAATACTAGGCCAGGTGCAGTATATGTTACTGGTTCAGTGCTcagttacttttcttttctttttttttctttttttttttttgacaccaCACTGAATAGAATACAGCGGATAAGCAAAGTTCTCCACCAGGAAGAGAAATACTTGTGTTGCCACAACAAAGTGTTCATACTGTCCATCTGGGTTTGCAGTGGGAGAAATTTAAATTAGGAAAGGATTTACAATGTACTTGTTCCAGCAGGGCATATGGCTGACTCCTTGTCACCACCTGCTGCATGAACAAGACTGACCTGATTGCATTGTGTTCCCATGGCTGTGTCTCAAACGGACCGTGCTGGATGCCGTTGCCCAAGACCTTAACGTTACAGAGCAAATGTTGCTGAAAGGAACATACTGAAGTGAGAACATAACTCTGACCCCAAAAAAATTAACTGGAGAAGTAGAAGCTGCTTACAATAAGTGAATGTTGCTGAAGATTACAAATTTaagtttctaaaaatacagaaaggcaCATTTACATCACTGGTTTGTGAGAACACTGCATACACCTGACTACTGTCAGTTAAGCTGCTGCTGGCCCATAGCTAGTTGTGTATTTTAAGCTTTGTATTCTCAAAACTAATTTTCTAAAGCAATCCAATCCAAGTAGCATGCAGACAAAAGGCAGCTATAGATGGAATCTACTTCACTCACCAACTAACTGTGAGCAGTCAGGCTGCCCTTCAGGGGAATGATGTGCTAAGGTACTTCACTTGTCCACACACCAATGAAGTCTGTCAAATCCCTTTTTCTGCCTGTACAAACAATACCAGCTGTCTATTCTGACTAGAAGAAAGGCTCTGGCTGCAAGAAACGGAGAAATGGTAGGTGACAAACTATCTACTATTTAAATCAACGCATAGTTCTATTTATTGTTCAACTTAAGTAAAAGAAGATGTTGTTATATATGTCACTTAACATATCAAATAACAATCACAATCTGTTTTAACTAGTCTACAGTTTACGTATTCATACACCATTAGCAATGCTGAATGCTTTCTGCAGTTTCGTATTAAGCcaatttctctcttccctgGTTTAACATGCTGTGAAAAAGCTACGAAGACAGacgtttaaagaaaaaacatctgatGGTGGTTTCTCTCGATACTTGTCAGCATACAGCTAGCAGGTAACCCACAGCAAATATAATAAACTGATGTCTACTCCACGTGCACCAGGTTGAGCTGTGGATACGATCTGTAGGGAAATTCTTACTGTGTACTCTGATGTCTTTCAGAAGCTTTAACTAAAAAGGGAAATCACATTTTCCTTGAGTTGTGTGTTTTCAGACTACGCTGTTTTACTGTTATCGCAATTAAAAGGTGGAGTTTGACTGTGTGACTACATTAAGTAAATTCTACTCTTATTACCGTGCTTTTGAGATTTTAGGTGTGTCCGGTTCCTTGTTGGGCACACAGGAGCTAGCTGTATAGtctgggctgggggaacagaACTGAAATGTAGCATTTGTCAAATTTCAGATGTTTTGGGGGGACTCCTGGCTTTCGCAATATTGGTTTTTCTgtccaccttttaaaaatcatatcaGCTGACGTTCCACTCTCCAGAACGGCAGTACAgctaaaattctatttttttttttttattaccagAAGTCTTTCTCCATTACATAGCCAAGTTTTAGAAACTGTATCGTGCCTCCAGTGTTCAGATGGAGACCATAAAGGTCCCACACTGGGCCGATGCTTAGGCAGCTACCACACCAGTGTATTAGTATTAGCTAATGTACTACAGCTACCGAGCCTGCTCTGGCCTCACCACCTCCCGTCACACAGGCTGTGCATCTGAGCATCTTCCCTTTGGTTTGCATCTGAACTGGTACAATTGTCGTGCAAAGCACCCATAACACCATCTGCTTCCTTTCAGTTCTAAGCGAGCTGCAGGCGTTTAGCGGACACGAGCTCTGTTTAGACCTAAGACTGTTCTCACACACCCCAAACCTTGGGGCTGTACTCCCAGTGCCCACCAGGAAGGAGGGTTGGGGTCCCACTGCCAGAAGTCTCCAAGTCTTCAAGCAAGTGTTTGCCATCAAATTCCAGGATGAGTCTAAAACAAGAGATGTCTAAGGCAATTCAGGTTCGGttaaaaaaacataaatctCAACACAATTTAG is a window encoding:
- the FBXL22 gene encoding F-box and leucine-rich protein 22, whose product is MHITQLNRECLLHLFSFLDKNSRKSLAETCHQLLEVFQDPSLWCLLNFHSPAELKKNNFLLGPALKYLSICWYSEQVKVCNIEDWMKNNFQKDFCNRHENTVSDFLLEVCNRCPNLLSLTLSGCGHITDDCILLLLKNCPNLKTLKLENCVRITDRTLEAVTLYGGSLQTLHVDFCRNITRTGLERVRERRPLVTLRAERSADMIPDNKPEKRLTLEKASRKLVQL